A genome region from Vibrio tapetis subsp. tapetis includes the following:
- a CDS encoding DUF924 family protein gives MHQEVIDFWFEELSPKQWFMGGDELDRLIAQRFSDLHKQASQCELVDWRQSPQGRLAEIIVLDQFSRNLYRDSPHAFSSDPLALALAQEAISLGLDKQLNPQQRTFLYMPFMHSESLVIHQRAVELFKENGIEGNLEFEYKHKVIIEKFGRYPHRNDVLGRESTPEEQAFLLQPGSSF, from the coding sequence ATGCATCAGGAAGTGATTGATTTTTGGTTTGAAGAGTTGTCACCCAAACAGTGGTTTATGGGGGGCGATGAGTTAGATAGGTTAATAGCTCAGCGTTTTTCGGATCTGCATAAGCAAGCGAGTCAATGTGAGTTGGTTGATTGGCGGCAATCACCACAGGGACGATTAGCCGAAATTATCGTTCTTGACCAATTCTCTCGCAATCTTTATCGGGACTCTCCGCACGCTTTTTCCTCTGATCCTTTAGCGCTAGCGTTAGCGCAAGAAGCGATATCTTTAGGTTTAGATAAACAGCTTAACCCGCAGCAACGAACCTTTTTATACATGCCGTTTATGCACAGTGAGTCTTTGGTTATTCACCAACGAGCCGTTGAATTATTTAAAGAAAATGGCATTGAGGGCAATCTGGAGTTCGAATACAAGCATAAAGTGATCATTGAGAAATTTGGTCGTTACCCTCATCGAAATGATGTTCTAGGGCGAGAATCAACGCCGGAAGAGCAAGCGTTTTTGCTTCAACCAGGTTCAAGCTTTTAG
- the leuB gene encoding 3-isopropylmalate dehydrogenase — MAGKTYKIAVLPGDGIGPEVMQQAHKVLAAIEAKHAITFDCNEHDVGGIAIDNHGCPLPDSTVKGCEESDAVLFGSVGGPKWEHLAPNDQPERGALLPLRKHFELFCNLRPAQIHKGLESFSPLRADISERGFDIVVVRELTGGIYFGQPKGREGEGPNEKAFDTEVYHRYEIERIAKIAFESARLRDKKVCSVDKANVLQSSILWREVVEEIAKDYPDVELSHIYIDNATMQLIKDPSQFDVMLCSNIFGDIISDECAMITGSMGMLPSASLNKSNFGLYEPAGGSAPDIAGKNIANPVAQILSAALMLRYSLGEEQAAQDIETAVSKALSAGELTGDLAGDNPALSTSEMGDKIAAYISNS, encoded by the coding sequence ATGGCAGGCAAAACATATAAAATCGCCGTTCTACCAGGAGATGGTATTGGCCCAGAAGTAATGCAACAAGCACACAAGGTTCTTGCTGCAATTGAAGCAAAACACGCCATTACTTTTGACTGTAACGAACACGATGTTGGCGGTATTGCTATTGATAACCACGGTTGTCCACTGCCTGACAGCACAGTAAAGGGTTGTGAGGAATCTGACGCGGTTCTATTTGGTTCTGTCGGTGGCCCTAAATGGGAACACCTTGCGCCTAACGATCAACCTGAACGCGGTGCTCTACTGCCATTACGTAAGCACTTTGAATTATTCTGTAACCTACGTCCTGCACAAATTCATAAAGGACTAGAGTCGTTTTCTCCTTTGCGTGCTGACATCTCAGAACGTGGCTTTGATATTGTGGTTGTGCGTGAGTTAACCGGTGGTATTTACTTTGGCCAACCTAAAGGTCGCGAAGGTGAAGGTCCGAACGAAAAAGCATTTGATACTGAAGTTTATCACCGCTATGAAATTGAGCGTATTGCAAAAATCGCATTTGAATCAGCAAGATTACGCGATAAAAAAGTCTGCTCAGTTGATAAAGCGAACGTACTTCAAAGCTCGATCCTTTGGCGCGAAGTCGTAGAAGAGATCGCGAAAGACTACCCAGATGTAGAGCTTTCTCACATCTATATTGATAACGCGACCATGCAATTAATTAAAGACCCATCTCAGTTTGATGTGATGCTGTGCTCTAACATCTTTGGTGACATCATTTCTGATGAATGCGCTATGATCACAGGCTCGATGGGTATGCTTCCATCTGCTAGTTTGAACAAGAGTAACTTTGGTCTTTACGAGCCAGCAGGCGGCAGTGCGCCAGATATTGCCGGTAAAAACATTGCCAATCCAGTGGCGCAAATTCTATCTGCTGCCCTGATGCTACGTTACAGCTTAGGTGAAGAACAAGCAGCGCAAGATATCGAAACAGCCGTATCAAAAGCACTTTCAGCCGGAGAACTCACGGGTGATCTTGCCGGAGACAACCCGGCTCTGAGCACATCAGAAATGGGCGACAAGATCGCAGCATACATCTCAAATTCATAA
- the leuA gene encoding 2-isopropylmalate synthase has protein sequence MSDQVIIFDTTLRDGEQALSASLTVKEKLQIAYALERLGVDVIEAGFPVSSPGDFESVQTIAKNIKNSRVCALSRAVAKDIDVAAESLKVAEAFRIHTFISTSTVHVQDKLRRSYDDVVEMGVQAVKRARNYTDDVEFSCEDAGRTPIDNLCRMVEAAINAGASTVNIPDTVGYTIPGEFGSIIEMLFNRVPNIDKAIISVHCHDDLGMSVANSIAAVQAGARQVEGTINGIGERAGNCSLEEVAMIIKTREEYLGVNTGLKHDEIHRTSKLVSQLCNMPIQDNKAIVGANAFSHSSGIHQDGMLKNKNTYEIMTPESIGLKNKALNLTSRSGRAAVKSHMDSMGYKDEEYNLDTLYADFLKLADRNGQVFDYDLEALMHFSNLRAEDDFFKLNYLSVQSGSVMSTTSVKLLCGDEEKCEAAVGNGPVDALYQCIYRVTGYDIELDKFDLTAKGEGEDGLGQADIIANYKGRKYHGTGVSTDIVEASGEALLHVINSIHRSDQIEEMKQNKDKSKTV, from the coding sequence ATGAGCGATCAAGTCATAATTTTCGATACAACATTGCGTGATGGTGAACAGGCACTATCTGCAAGCCTAACAGTAAAAGAAAAACTACAGATCGCTTACGCACTCGAACGTCTAGGTGTTGATGTGATTGAAGCTGGATTTCCGGTGTCATCTCCTGGCGATTTTGAATCCGTTCAAACCATCGCAAAAAACATCAAAAATAGCCGTGTTTGTGCTTTGTCACGTGCTGTAGCGAAAGACATTGATGTGGCCGCTGAATCTTTGAAAGTGGCTGAAGCTTTCCGTATTCACACCTTCATTTCAACCTCGACCGTACACGTACAAGACAAACTACGTCGCAGCTATGATGATGTGGTTGAAATGGGTGTCCAAGCGGTTAAACGTGCTCGTAATTATACTGACGATGTAGAATTTTCTTGTGAAGATGCAGGCCGTACGCCGATTGATAATCTTTGCCGCATGGTTGAAGCCGCTATCAACGCAGGTGCAAGTACCGTAAACATTCCTGATACCGTTGGCTACACCATCCCAGGTGAATTCGGCAGCATCATCGAAATGTTATTCAACCGTGTTCCAAACATAGACAAAGCCATTATTTCTGTACATTGTCATGATGACTTAGGTATGTCTGTTGCCAACTCTATTGCTGCAGTTCAAGCTGGCGCAAGACAAGTTGAAGGCACCATCAATGGTATTGGTGAGCGTGCAGGTAACTGTTCTCTAGAAGAAGTTGCCATGATCATCAAAACTCGTGAAGAGTATCTTGGTGTTAATACAGGCCTAAAGCACGATGAAATTCACCGTACTAGTAAGCTTGTAAGCCAGCTTTGCAACATGCCAATTCAAGATAACAAAGCCATTGTCGGTGCTAATGCATTTAGCCACTCATCTGGTATCCATCAGGATGGCATGCTTAAGAACAAAAACACTTACGAAATCATGACTCCTGAGTCTATCGGTCTGAAAAACAAAGCGTTGAATTTGACTAGCCGCAGTGGCCGCGCAGCTGTGAAGAGTCACATGGATTCCATGGGTTATAAAGATGAAGAGTATAACCTAGACACCTTGTACGCCGATTTCTTGAAGTTGGCCGATCGCAATGGTCAGGTATTTGATTACGACCTAGAAGCCTTGATGCACTTCTCCAATTTACGCGCCGAAGACGATTTCTTTAAGCTGAACTATCTGAGCGTGCAATCTGGCAGTGTTATGTCGACAACCAGTGTCAAACTACTTTGTGGCGACGAAGAAAAGTGCGAAGCCGCAGTCGGTAACGGCCCTGTTGATGCGCTATACCAGTGTATTTACCGCGTAACTGGCTATGATATCGAGCTAGATAAATTTGACCTTACCGCTAAAGGCGAAGGCGAAGACGGGTTAGGCCAAGCCGACATCATTGCTAACTACAAAGGCCGCAAGTACCACGGTACGGGTGTTTCAACCGATATTGTAGAAGCATCAGGCGAAGCGCTATTGCACGTTATTAATAGTATTCATCGTTCAGATCAAATCGAAGAGATGAAGCAGAATAAAGACAAGAGTAAAACGGTATAA
- a CDS encoding DUF547 domain-containing protein produces the protein MKQTLTLLFVLFISLLSPVSSAAPKSELWAYWNVSNESNQQSISHQDWQQFLDDYLVLEGQHHLVTYANVSNPDKKQLQNYIDQLALVDPRQYSKKEQYAYWVNLYNALTIDLILDNYPIESITKLGGFFSFGPWGDELVTVAGKSLTLNDIEHRILRPIWQDPRTHYAVNCASLGCPNLQQTAFTAQNTNVLLEQAAHEFINSDKGVKLSASSTQLSSIYDWFKTDFGADEAALLKHIQQYRPDIKELVGKVRYDYDWNLNQP, from the coding sequence ATGAAACAGACACTTACACTGCTTTTCGTACTCTTCATTAGCCTGCTATCACCCGTTAGCTCTGCCGCACCAAAATCTGAACTTTGGGCTTATTGGAACGTGAGCAACGAGTCAAATCAACAGTCCATTTCACATCAAGATTGGCAACAGTTCCTTGATGACTATCTCGTGCTTGAAGGCCAACACCATCTGGTCACGTATGCCAATGTCAGTAATCCTGATAAAAAACAGCTACAAAACTACATTGACCAATTAGCCTTAGTCGACCCTCGTCAATATTCAAAAAAAGAGCAATACGCTTATTGGGTTAACTTATACAACGCTTTGACCATTGATCTTATTTTAGATAACTACCCTATCGAGTCCATTACCAAGTTAGGTGGTTTTTTCAGTTTTGGACCTTGGGGAGATGAGTTAGTCACGGTTGCGGGAAAAAGCCTGACCTTAAATGACATTGAACATCGAATATTACGACCAATATGGCAAGACCCTCGCACCCATTACGCGGTCAATTGTGCAAGCTTAGGCTGCCCTAACTTACAACAAACGGCATTCACGGCACAAAACACCAACGTATTATTAGAGCAAGCAGCACATGAGTTCATTAACAGTGATAAAGGCGTAAAACTGTCTGCTTCAAGCACTCAACTGTCTTCAATTTACGATTGGTTTAAAACGGATTTTGGCGCAGACGAAGCCGCATTACTGAAGCATATTCAACAATACAGACCCGATATTAAAGAACTGGTTGGAAAAGTCAGATATGACTACGACTGGAATCTGAATCAGCCATAG
- the leuD gene encoding 3-isopropylmalate dehydratase small subunit — translation MSGFKQHTGLVVPLDAANVDTDAIIPKQFLQKVTRTGFGVHLFHDWRFRDDAGEQENPEFVMNAPRYRGASILLARENFGCGSSREHAPWALADYGIQVMIAPSFADIFYGNSINNQMVPVRLTEQEVDEIFQFVEANEGAEITVDLESMTVTANDKTYSFEIDEFRRHCLLNGLDHIGLTLQHETKISTYEENIPAFLK, via the coding sequence ATGTCAGGCTTTAAACAACACACGGGTCTAGTTGTTCCTTTGGATGCCGCTAATGTCGATACCGATGCAATCATCCCTAAGCAATTTTTGCAAAAAGTAACCCGTACGGGTTTCGGGGTGCACCTTTTCCATGATTGGCGTTTCCGAGATGATGCTGGGGAACAAGAAAACCCTGAATTCGTCATGAATGCACCTCGTTACCGTGGTGCTAGTATTTTACTGGCTCGCGAAAACTTTGGCTGTGGTTCATCTCGAGAGCATGCACCTTGGGCACTGGCTGATTACGGCATCCAAGTGATGATTGCACCAAGCTTTGCGGATATTTTTTACGGCAACTCCATCAATAACCAGATGGTTCCTGTTCGCTTAACCGAGCAAGAGGTCGATGAAATATTCCAGTTTGTAGAAGCAAATGAAGGCGCAGAAATCACCGTCGACCTAGAATCCATGACAGTAACGGCTAACGATAAGACATACTCATTTGAAATAGATGAATTTCGTCGTCACTGCTTGCTCAATGGCCTAGATCACATCGGCTTAACGCTTCAGCATGAAACAAAGATCTCTACATACGAAGAGAACATTCCTGCATTTTTGAAGTAA
- the leuC gene encoding 3-isopropylmalate dehydratase large subunit, with product MSKTLYEKIYDAHVAVAAEGENPILYIDRHLVHEVTSPQAFDGLREKGRKVRQVNKTFATMDHNVSTTTKDINASGEMARIQMETLSKNCEEFGVTLYDLNHKYQGIVHVMGPELGITLPGMTIVCGDSHTATHGAFGSLAFGIGTSEVEHVLATQTLKQARAKTMKIEVKGKVAKGITAKDIVLAIIGKTTAAGGTGYVVEFCGEAITDLSMEGRMTVCNMAIELGAKAGLIAPDQTTFDYISGRKFSPEGEDLKAAVKYWSSLATDADATFDAVVTLNAEDIKPQVTWGTNPGQVMAVDSVIPAPESFTDPVEKASAEKALAYMGLEAGKKLSDYNVDKVFVGSCTNSRIEDMRAAAEVAKGRSVAKHVQALIVPGSEQVKAQAEQEGLDKIFLAAGFEWRLPGCSMCLAMNNDRLGPQERCASTSNRNFEGRQGRDGRTHLVSPAMAAAAAIAGHFVDIRELD from the coding sequence ATGTCGAAAACACTATACGAAAAGATTTATGACGCTCACGTTGCCGTTGCTGCGGAAGGTGAGAATCCAATTTTATACATAGACCGCCACTTAGTACATGAAGTTACGTCACCACAAGCCTTTGACGGCCTAAGAGAAAAAGGCCGTAAAGTTCGTCAAGTGAACAAAACGTTCGCCACCATGGATCACAACGTATCGACCACAACCAAAGACATTAACGCCTCTGGTGAAATGGCTCGTATCCAAATGGAAACGCTGTCTAAGAACTGTGAAGAATTTGGTGTCACACTTTACGACTTAAACCATAAATACCAAGGTATTGTTCACGTAATGGGCCCAGAACTGGGCATTACCCTACCGGGTATGACGATTGTTTGTGGTGATTCGCACACCGCGACTCACGGGGCGTTTGGTTCGCTTGCATTTGGTATCGGCACCTCTGAAGTAGAGCATGTATTAGCAACACAAACCCTAAAGCAAGCCCGTGCTAAAACGATGAAGATCGAAGTCAAAGGTAAGGTTGCGAAAGGCATTACCGCAAAAGACATCGTATTGGCTATTATCGGTAAAACGACGGCTGCAGGTGGCACAGGCTACGTGGTTGAGTTTTGTGGTGAAGCAATCACTGATCTTTCTATGGAAGGTCGAATGACGGTCTGTAACATGGCCATTGAGCTGGGTGCAAAAGCGGGCCTGATCGCTCCAGACCAAACCACGTTCGATTACATTTCTGGTCGTAAGTTCTCACCAGAAGGCGAAGACTTAAAAGCTGCGGTTAAATACTGGAGCAGCTTAGCAACCGATGCCGATGCCACATTTGACGCAGTAGTAACGCTTAACGCTGAAGACATCAAACCACAAGTCACCTGGGGCACCAATCCAGGTCAAGTAATGGCTGTCGACAGTGTCATTCCAGCCCCTGAAAGTTTCACTGACCCAGTAGAAAAAGCGTCTGCAGAAAAAGCATTGGCGTACATGGGACTAGAAGCAGGCAAGAAGCTGTCTGATTACAACGTCGATAAAGTCTTTGTCGGGTCGTGCACCAACTCTCGCATTGAAGATATGCGAGCCGCAGCAGAAGTGGCAAAAGGCCGCTCTGTGGCGAAACACGTTCAAGCCCTCATTGTTCCGGGTTCAGAGCAAGTGAAAGCACAAGCAGAACAAGAAGGGTTAGACAAAATATTCCTAGCGGCAGGTTTTGAATGGCGCCTACCGGGTTGCTCTATGTGTTTGGCGATGAATAATGATCGCTTAGGTCCACAGGAGCGCTGTGCATCAACCAGTAACCGTAACTTTGAAGGCCGCCAAGGTCGTGATGGTCGTACTCACTTAGTGAGCCCTGCGATGGCTGCGGCTGCGGCTATTGCTGGTCACTTTGTTGATATTCGCGAATTAGATTAA
- the djlA gene encoding co-chaperone DjlA: MHIFGKILGAFFGLLFGGPLGAMFGLFLGHQFDKARRLQQAGFTAGGGFSRANNTEKQAEFFRSAFAVMGHVAKAKGQVTQEEIQLASTMMSRMNLHGEQRAAAQNAFRDGKETGFPLEETLQKVRVSSGGRHDLLQFFLELQISAAFADGSLHPSERDVLHIIAQGLGFSSAQLEQRLQMQEAAFRFQQGGGFGSDGGQHGGAFKQASSANQISDAFKVLGVAESAESKEVKRAYRKLMNEHHPDKLVAKGLPPEMMQVAKEKAQEIQAAYDLLKKEKGFK; this comes from the coding sequence ATGCACATTTTTGGCAAAATTCTTGGCGCTTTTTTTGGTTTACTATTTGGGGGCCCACTTGGAGCGATGTTTGGCCTATTCTTAGGTCATCAATTTGATAAGGCACGCCGCCTTCAACAAGCAGGATTTACGGCTGGAGGAGGATTTTCTCGAGCGAATAATACAGAGAAACAAGCCGAGTTTTTTAGAAGTGCATTTGCCGTTATGGGGCATGTTGCAAAAGCAAAAGGTCAAGTAACACAAGAAGAAATTCAGCTCGCTAGTACCATGATGTCGCGTATGAATTTACATGGTGAACAACGTGCCGCTGCGCAAAACGCATTTCGCGATGGCAAAGAGACGGGGTTTCCTTTAGAAGAAACGTTGCAAAAGGTTCGAGTTTCTTCAGGCGGACGTCATGATTTACTGCAGTTTTTTCTTGAACTTCAAATCTCTGCGGCCTTTGCTGATGGGTCACTTCATCCTAGTGAGCGTGATGTATTACACATTATTGCCCAAGGGCTTGGTTTTTCATCGGCTCAGTTAGAGCAGCGACTGCAAATGCAAGAAGCGGCATTTAGATTTCAGCAAGGTGGTGGCTTTGGTTCAGATGGCGGCCAACATGGCGGAGCATTTAAGCAAGCCTCCAGTGCTAATCAAATTTCCGATGCCTTTAAGGTATTAGGCGTTGCCGAATCTGCGGAATCAAAGGAAGTGAAGAGAGCGTATCGTAAGCTCATGAATGAACATCACCCAGATAAGTTGGTCGCCAAAGGCTTGCCTCCTGAGATGATGCAAGTAGCCAAAGAAAAAGCGCAAGAAATTCAAGCGGCTTACGATCTGCTTAAGAAAGAAAAAGGCTTTAAATAG
- the lptD gene encoding LPS assembly protein LptD codes for MSLSSRTVLAASISAALYVPTASSESNNETSVQQMPTADQCLVAESEQKDINSHPIHIKADKVTAEADKQATYEGDVIITQGARKITADSITHKPLEQTMVAKGDVNFRDTQVTAKADKITTKLDTDETVMENTQYQFLCESGRGEAAMVLKSGQKVYEMEDGSLTSCPEGDNTWRMKAGSIEVDKNEEIAYFYHTRFEVLDVPIMYVPYMTMPVGNTRKSGLLFPSFGLDTKDGLKASIPIYWNLAPNYDLTTTINYMERRGTQLDANFKYLTHYGEGFLRSEYMSSDKRSDNDDHRWGYTFQHDGVINESWKVKIDYSRVSDVDYFKDISSNVGNREDGQLIQSGSAAYRTDFWDMELKVKDFQILDNTTSTQPYQLLPQFKFNYYLPDFYQGVNFDLISHISRFEIQDAEKPSATRVHVEPGITIPFSRPWGSVTAEGRMMATHYEQKFDSKTAGNALLEEKVTRVIPEMRLHGELNLERQTGNYLQTLEPQVQYLYIPENDQSNIAWYDTTLLQTDYYGLFRSRKHSGVDYIQSANQFSYGATSRFYDDGFKERMNISFGQIYYITPPATVTNEDGTSYSAWAVETDFNFNDYLYYHGGIQYDIATSSLQLGNSTLEYRDGNNYLQGTYRYVSKDYIKQNVDFVDDNKNTYTRNGISQAGVLGGYQISRNWHTEMQYFHDMSENIMLEGLAKLSYTSDCWFVGFSYSQQLRDWKDVGNFDTPPEYESNFKFNIGIRGFGQELGSGGSTDNALGYGRPFYLNN; via the coding sequence ATGTCTCTTTCTTCCCGCACTGTATTAGCCGCTTCAATAAGTGCTGCTTTGTATGTGCCAACCGCATCATCCGAAAGCAATAACGAAACCAGTGTGCAGCAAATGCCCACTGCTGATCAATGTTTGGTTGCTGAATCTGAACAAAAAGATATCAATTCGCACCCAATTCATATTAAAGCCGATAAAGTCACCGCCGAGGCGGACAAACAAGCGACCTATGAGGGCGATGTGATCATCACGCAAGGTGCGCGAAAAATCACAGCAGATAGCATTACACACAAACCTCTTGAGCAGACAATGGTTGCCAAAGGCGATGTAAACTTCCGTGATACCCAAGTCACCGCAAAAGCCGACAAGATCACCACAAAGCTAGACACTGATGAAACCGTAATGGAAAACACTCAATATCAGTTTTTGTGTGAATCCGGCCGTGGTGAAGCGGCAATGGTGCTAAAGAGTGGTCAAAAAGTCTATGAAATGGAAGATGGCTCACTCACCTCATGCCCTGAAGGCGACAATACTTGGAGAATGAAAGCAGGCTCGATTGAAGTCGATAAAAATGAAGAAATCGCCTACTTTTACCACACTCGCTTTGAAGTGTTAGATGTTCCTATCATGTACGTCCCTTATATGACGATGCCTGTTGGTAATACCCGTAAGTCAGGCCTGTTGTTCCCAAGTTTTGGTCTTGATACTAAAGACGGTTTGAAAGCCAGTATTCCTATTTATTGGAACCTTGCACCCAATTATGATCTCACTACCACCATCAATTACATGGAACGCCGTGGCACACAATTAGACGCCAATTTTAAGTATTTAACCCATTACGGCGAAGGTTTTTTACGCAGCGAATATATGTCGTCGGATAAACGTAGCGACAATGATGATCACCGCTGGGGCTATACATTTCAGCATGATGGCGTCATTAATGAGTCTTGGAAAGTTAAAATAGACTACTCCCGAGTCAGTGATGTCGATTACTTTAAAGACATCAGTTCTAATGTCGGTAACCGAGAAGACGGCCAGTTAATACAATCTGGTAGTGCTGCTTATCGTACCGACTTCTGGGATATGGAACTCAAAGTAAAAGATTTCCAGATCCTAGACAACACAACGTCAACACAGCCCTATCAGCTGTTACCTCAATTCAAATTTAACTATTATTTACCTGACTTTTATCAAGGGGTGAATTTTGACCTGATCAGCCATATCAGTCGCTTTGAAATTCAAGATGCAGAGAAGCCAAGTGCTACTCGTGTTCATGTTGAGCCAGGAATAACCATTCCTTTTTCTAGACCATGGGGCAGTGTGACTGCAGAAGGTCGCATGATGGCAACTCACTACGAGCAAAAATTTGACTCTAAGACAGCGGGTAATGCCCTACTAGAAGAAAAAGTTACTAGGGTTATACCAGAAATGCGTTTGCATGGTGAACTCAACCTTGAGCGCCAGACCGGTAACTACCTACAGACACTTGAGCCTCAAGTTCAATATTTGTACATACCAGAAAACGATCAAAGCAACATCGCTTGGTACGACACGACCTTGTTGCAAACGGATTACTACGGCTTGTTCCGCAGTCGAAAACACAGTGGTGTCGATTACATACAATCCGCCAATCAGTTTAGCTACGGGGCCACCAGCCGTTTTTATGATGATGGTTTCAAAGAGAGAATGAACATCTCTTTTGGTCAAATTTATTACATCACCCCACCAGCTACCGTGACCAATGAAGATGGCACCAGTTATTCTGCGTGGGCAGTAGAAACTGACTTTAACTTCAACGACTACTTGTACTATCACGGCGGTATACAGTACGACATTGCTACTAGCTCATTGCAGTTAGGCAATAGCACCTTAGAATACAGGGATGGTAATAATTACCTGCAAGGGACTTATCGTTATGTTTCTAAAGACTACATTAAACAGAATGTGGATTTTGTTGACGACAATAAAAACACCTATACCAGAAATGGCATCTCTCAGGCAGGGGTACTAGGCGGTTACCAAATTAGCCGCAACTGGCACACAGAAATGCAGTACTTTCATGACATGAGTGAAAATATCATGCTAGAAGGCTTAGCTAAACTCAGTTACACCAGTGACTGCTGGTTTGTTGGTTTTTCTTACTCTCAACAATTGCGTGATTGGAAAGATGTCGGCAATTTCGACACACCGCCTGAATACGAAAGCAACTTCAAATTTAATATAGGTATCCGTGGCTTTGGCCAAGAACTCGGTTCGGGTGGCTCTACGGATAACGCACTTGGTTACGGCAGGCCTTTCTACCTTAATAACTAA
- a CDS encoding TetR/AcrR family transcriptional regulator, with the protein MVRKAGRPIEKTDARASLVFHARELFSSMPYEKVSTRMLAEKAGVNMAMILYYFGSKDGLFETMLRETMEPMKQHVSQLVTSSDTEGFLGIMKTYYAMMIKSPDFPRLLCRVMLMEESSIQRKLVEKVFKDVTLPAQRLLFQKMQQDGVIRPELDPDLCRMTYVSLMVFPFIAPPKMLDLHGVVLDEAYLKRLLNHNLSFIAHGFLLDPHSKLQGHSHDI; encoded by the coding sequence ATGGTGCGTAAAGCTGGGCGACCAATTGAGAAAACAGATGCTAGAGCAAGCCTCGTTTTTCATGCACGAGAGTTGTTCAGTTCCATGCCATATGAAAAAGTATCGACTCGAATGTTGGCTGAAAAAGCGGGCGTGAATATGGCGATGATTCTCTACTATTTTGGCAGTAAAGACGGGCTGTTTGAGACCATGCTTCGGGAGACGATGGAGCCTATGAAACAACACGTTAGCCAATTAGTTACTAGCAGCGATACCGAGGGATTTCTCGGCATCATGAAGACGTATTACGCAATGATGATAAAAAGCCCTGATTTTCCGCGCTTATTGTGCCGAGTGATGTTAATGGAAGAGAGTAGTATTCAACGAAAGCTTGTTGAAAAAGTCTTTAAAGACGTCACTTTACCAGCGCAAAGGCTCTTGTTTCAAAAAATGCAACAAGACGGTGTGATACGGCCTGAACTCGATCCTGACTTATGTCGAATGACCTACGTCAGTTTAATGGTTTTCCCATTTATAGCACCACCGAAAATGCTCGATTTACATGGCGTTGTTTTGGATGAAGCGTATTTAAAACGATTACTTAATCATAACCTTTCTTTCATTGCTCACGGATTTCTGCTCGATCCACATTCTAAATTACAAGGACATTCCCATGACATCTAA